In Desulfobulbus oralis, one DNA window encodes the following:
- the csm6 gene encoding CRISPR-associated ring nuclease Csm6, translated as MKRILLAVSGMSPQIITEALYCLHCDGRDVDAIHVVTTRDGKDLLQAGLLDSGRGQFYRFCKEYGLDARQVDFSRDNMHIPLDARGRELPDIVDQDDNEALLVLCLRLARELTQGDTAVYFLVAGGRKTMSSCLSFAAQMYGRPQDRIYHVLVSPEFEGHRDFWFPPREARRLELRDRQGRSFWMNTDDARVQLVSLPFLSLRRHLPGHLLAGPDTPGALMASLVREEDRGFTISLAAKTVAYGSLQVDLKPVWLALLAFFAEIRLQGAAPVPTDSGECPPWFLETGEILNRQNRIAKLYEHIAGGRKDGMSTTGISSLNADNFHSYRSRVNQALRTAFGPAGELLAIQPWGRRPNTRYGLRIEKRQVQFKKK; from the coding sequence ATGAAACGCATTTTGCTGGCCGTTTCCGGCATGAGTCCACAGATCATCACCGAAGCCCTCTACTGCCTGCACTGCGACGGCCGCGACGTGGACGCCATCCATGTCGTCACCACCCGGGACGGCAAGGATCTGCTCCAGGCCGGACTGCTGGACAGCGGCCGGGGCCAGTTTTACCGCTTCTGCAAGGAATACGGCCTGGATGCCAGGCAGGTGGACTTTTCGCGAGACAACATGCACATTCCGCTCGATGCCCGGGGCCGGGAACTGCCCGATATTGTGGATCAGGATGACAACGAGGCCCTGCTCGTGCTCTGCCTGCGGCTGGCCCGTGAACTGACCCAGGGCGACACGGCGGTGTACTTTCTGGTGGCCGGCGGCCGCAAGACCATGAGCTCCTGTCTCTCCTTTGCCGCGCAGATGTACGGCCGGCCGCAGGATCGCATCTACCACGTGCTGGTTTCGCCGGAATTCGAAGGCCACCGGGATTTCTGGTTTCCGCCCAGGGAGGCGCGGCGTCTGGAGCTGCGCGACCGGCAGGGCCGCAGTTTCTGGATGAACACGGATGACGCCAGGGTGCAGCTCGTCTCCCTGCCCTTTCTTTCCCTGCGCAGGCATCTGCCCGGCCATCTGCTCGCCGGGCCGGATACGCCGGGCGCGCTCATGGCTTCGCTGGTGCGGGAGGAAGATCGGGGTTTCACCATTTCGCTGGCCGCGAAAACCGTGGCCTATGGCTCATTGCAGGTGGATCTGAAGCCGGTCTGGCTAGCGCTCCTGGCTTTTTTCGCGGAAATCCGCCTGCAGGGCGCCGCGCCCGTGCCGACCGACTCCGGGGAGTGCCCGCCCTGGTTTCTGGAAACCGGGGAAATCCTGAACCGTCAAAACCGCATCGCCAAACTCTACGAACACATAGCGGGCGGAAGGAAGGACGGCATGAGCACCACCGGCATCAGCAGTTTGAACGCAGACAATTTCCATTCCTACAGGTCCCGCGTCAACCAGGCCCTGCGCACGGCCTTTGGCCCGGCCGGCGAGCTACTGGCCATCCAGCCCTGGGGCAGAAGGCCCAACACGCGCTATGGCCTCAGGATCGAAAAGAGGCAAGTGCAGTTTAAGAAAAAATGA
- a CDS encoding class I SAM-dependent methyltransferase: MLKIADYLSEGTARTLLMPLCCCGTASRLNPEGGIYDARAAEVLRQVDYDFTRLRRAGIEYTMLCCLLREWHLDKLVRAFVAGHPEGTIVNLGCGLSTAAFRQQLGACRWYDLDVPEVIRVRQMLLPPEGGQQLVACSLLDPAWMEAVTFVPEAGALFLAAGVFYYFSEAQLRPLVLGMARHFPGGRLWFDAVSRRGLKIANLFVRLAGFRQASMRFAVDDPAELARWSPLLRVQGSSYYVDAPRQRLGLVTRLHVDIGERLGMVKNMTVDFAGRQGISAPAA; encoded by the coding sequence ATGCTGAAAATTGCCGATTACCTGTCAGAGGGTACTGCCCGGACGCTGCTGATGCCACTCTGCTGCTGCGGCACGGCCAGCCGCCTGAACCCGGAGGGGGGAATCTACGATGCCCGCGCGGCTGAAGTGCTGCGTCAGGTTGACTATGATTTCACGAGGCTGAGACGGGCGGGCATAGAGTACACCATGCTTTGCTGTCTGCTGCGGGAATGGCATCTGGACAAGCTGGTCAGGGCCTTTGTGGCCGGGCACCCGGAGGGCACGATTGTCAACCTGGGCTGCGGCCTCAGCACCGCGGCCTTTCGCCAGCAGCTCGGGGCTTGCCGCTGGTATGACCTGGATGTGCCGGAAGTCATTCGCGTCAGGCAAATGCTGCTGCCGCCGGAGGGGGGACAGCAACTTGTGGCCTGTTCGCTGCTGGATCCGGCCTGGATGGAGGCAGTGACATTTGTGCCGGAGGCTGGCGCGCTTTTTCTGGCAGCCGGGGTTTTTTATTATTTTTCCGAGGCCCAGTTGCGGCCCCTGGTGCTGGGCATGGCCCGGCATTTTCCTGGCGGCCGGCTCTGGTTCGATGCCGTTTCCCGGCGGGGTCTCAAAATAGCGAACCTCTTTGTCCGGCTGGCCGGTTTCCGGCAGGCAAGCATGCGTTTCGCTGTTGACGATCCGGCTGAACTGGCCCGCTGGTCGCCGCTGCTGCGGGTACAGGGCAGTTCCTACTATGTCGATGCGCCGCGGCAGCGTCTGGGCCTTGTGACCCGCCTGCACGTGGATATTGGCGAACGTCTGGGCATGGTGAAAAACATGACCGTCGATTTTGCCGGCAGGCAGGGCATCTCCGCCCCGGCGGCGTAG
- the cmr1 gene encoding type III-B CRISPR module RAMP protein Cmr1, with product MLITRFHDTETLQVSVEFLTPTFLGGADQNAELRAAPFKNLLRQWWRVAVGSQYPNHKEMLKAEGDLFGSVLDESKASASRVRLDLQDTGINIVSEKLDSLGKTKHPEVTNPVSNALYLGYGPVSTHGVKTYIASGSKAELTLCLPKNCVPELLLVLAYIDAFGTLGSRCRNGWGSIVLSGQNFRRQAAATLPAQDWQPLVNGGQARAYPAHLGRDQRGLLCWEVNPAPKTWKTAMQELATIYMNLRTSINIAPNGLQKRHILGYPVTHHNIPNWGGGTGRMPSQLRLMVKRNEENHLVGRILHLPHRLPKQWEPQRLGQETEVWQAIHQRLDKNTDLRRCGGTR from the coding sequence GTGCTCATCACCAGATTTCACGACACAGAGACCCTGCAGGTGAGCGTCGAATTTCTGACCCCAACCTTTCTGGGCGGCGCCGACCAGAACGCCGAACTCAGGGCCGCGCCCTTCAAGAATCTGCTCCGCCAGTGGTGGCGGGTGGCGGTGGGCAGCCAGTACCCAAATCATAAAGAAATGCTGAAGGCCGAAGGAGATTTGTTCGGTTCGGTGCTGGACGAAAGCAAAGCCAGCGCCAGCAGGGTGCGGCTGGATTTGCAGGACACCGGTATCAACATCGTCAGCGAAAAGCTGGACAGCCTGGGAAAAACCAAACATCCGGAAGTAACAAATCCGGTCTCCAATGCTCTTTATCTGGGCTATGGGCCAGTTTCCACCCACGGCGTCAAAACCTACATCGCGTCAGGCAGCAAGGCTGAACTCACGCTGTGTCTGCCGAAAAATTGCGTTCCGGAACTGTTGCTGGTACTGGCCTATATCGACGCCTTTGGCACTTTGGGTTCGCGCTGTCGTAATGGCTGGGGTTCTATCGTGCTGTCCGGCCAGAATTTCCGGCGACAGGCAGCGGCGACCCTGCCCGCACAGGACTGGCAACCGCTGGTGAACGGTGGACAGGCACGGGCATATCCGGCTCATCTGGGGAGAGATCAAAGAGGTCTGCTCTGCTGGGAAGTGAATCCGGCACCCAAGACTTGGAAGACCGCCATGCAGGAATTGGCAACAATCTACATGAACCTGCGCACCAGCATCAATATCGCACCAAACGGTCTGCAGAAACGCCATATTCTGGGCTATCCAGTGACACACCACAATATCCCCAACTGGGGCGGCGGCACAGGCCGGATGCCCTCCCAGCTCCGGCTGATGGTCAAGCGTAACGAAGAGAACCATCTGGTGGGCCGCATTCTCCACCTGCCGCACAGACTGCCCAAACAATGGGAGCCGCAGCGCTTGGGGCAGGAAACAGAGGTCTGGCAGGCAATTCACCAACGGCTTGACAAGAATACGGATTTGCGGCGCTGTGGAGGCACGAGATGA
- the cas6 gene encoding CRISPR system precrRNA processing endoribonuclease RAMP protein Cas6, producing the protein MTLPLLALDFDCRFISPARLPAFKGSTLRGAFGHALKSVACALKRQDCASCLLAGNCAYSLIFATEKLDASRLSARPHPYVLNPPATDQLQYREGDSLSFNLVLLGPATQFLPHVVCAVEAMGQKGIGSGTTEGAGRFALRRVTMGEQPAQVLYTEEDRMLRPPDNPPCLHLAAGAPGPAGELGLGLLTPLRLKDQNSLQSALPFSLLVRAALRRVSALEEHYGSGRPALDYHALVVQAGAVESVQADTRWQEIKRYSNRQKREMLLGGMVGRLRFRGHISVFLPLLRYAEAVNLGKQTVFGLGRIRIVEPA; encoded by the coding sequence ATGACGCTCCCGCTGCTCGCCCTCGACTTCGACTGCCGTTTTATCAGCCCTGCCCGCCTGCCCGCCTTTAAGGGTTCGACCCTGCGCGGCGCTTTCGGCCATGCCTTGAAAAGCGTGGCCTGCGCCCTGAAAAGGCAGGACTGCGCCTCCTGCCTGCTGGCCGGCAACTGTGCCTACAGCCTGATCTTCGCGACGGAAAAGCTGGACGCTTCGCGCCTCTCCGCCCGACCCCACCCCTATGTGCTCAACCCGCCGGCCACGGATCAACTGCAGTACCGGGAAGGCGACAGCCTGAGCTTCAACCTCGTCCTCCTCGGCCCGGCCACGCAGTTTCTGCCCCATGTCGTCTGTGCGGTCGAGGCCATGGGCCAAAAGGGCATCGGCAGCGGCACAACGGAGGGGGCCGGCCGTTTTGCCCTGCGCCGGGTGACCATGGGGGAACAGCCCGCCCAGGTGCTCTACACGGAGGAAGACAGGATGCTGCGGCCGCCGGACAATCCGCCCTGCCTGCACCTGGCAGCAGGCGCCCCCGGCCCGGCAGGGGAGCTGGGCCTTGGGCTTTTGACCCCGCTCCGGCTGAAAGACCAAAACAGCCTGCAAAGCGCCCTGCCCTTCTCCCTGCTCGTCCGGGCCGCCCTGCGGCGGGTTTCGGCCCTGGAAGAGCACTACGGCAGCGGCAGACCGGCCCTGGACTACCACGCCCTGGTCGTGCAGGCTGGCGCTGTCGAAAGCGTACAGGCCGACACCCGCTGGCAGGAAATCAAACGCTACTCCAACCGGCAGAAGCGGGAAATGCTGCTGGGCGGCATGGTGGGCAGACTGCGCTTTCGGGGGCACATCTCGGTCTTTCTGCCCCTGCTCCGCTATGCCGAGGCCGTCAACCTGGGCAAACAGACCGTCTTCGGCCTGGGCAGAATCCGGATTGTGGAGCCGGCATGA
- a CDS encoding sirohydrochlorin cobaltochelatase: MNNWKQFVTTSLACGALLSFGAGHALADYSLNPEVKTATPALKMAAQIGILKSENPELQKLANKDAIVVMSFGTTFKESREKNIEATVKAIQAAHPGVKVVTAFTSHIIIDRIQKNEGMKVPTPEEALADLKKEGYTRIALCSLDVIPGMEYAYDLGVFQLHRNDFKKMTLGTPLMYWQGQEDQADDVTEVMKAFAIQFPKPKMQKNEGVFLMAHGTPHPANAYYAVMQDRLEELGWHNVFIYSVEGWPSLEDVIKKARARGIKTVTLMPFMMVAGDHATNDMAGDEDDSHKNILKKNGFTVHTYMHGLGENKAVRELFVKRANDAWDALEAE, translated from the coding sequence ATGAACAACTGGAAGCAATTCGTTACCACCTCTCTGGCCTGCGGTGCGCTGCTGTCCTTTGGAGCGGGGCATGCACTGGCCGACTACAGCCTGAATCCGGAAGTCAAAACCGCCACGCCCGCGCTCAAGATGGCAGCGCAGATAGGCATTTTGAAGAGTGAAAACCCGGAGCTCCAGAAGCTGGCGAACAAGGACGCCATTGTGGTCATGAGTTTCGGCACCACCTTCAAGGAGAGCCGCGAGAAGAACATAGAGGCCACGGTCAAGGCCATTCAGGCCGCCCACCCGGGCGTCAAGGTCGTGACCGCGTTTACCTCCCATATCATCATTGACCGCATCCAGAAGAACGAGGGCATGAAAGTGCCCACGCCCGAGGAAGCCCTGGCTGACCTGAAAAAGGAGGGCTACACCCGTATCGCGCTCTGTTCCCTGGATGTCATTCCAGGCATGGAGTACGCCTACGACCTGGGCGTGTTCCAGTTGCACAGGAACGATTTTAAAAAGATGACCCTGGGCACCCCGCTCATGTACTGGCAGGGCCAGGAGGATCAAGCGGACGACGTGACCGAAGTGATGAAGGCCTTTGCGATCCAGTTCCCGAAACCGAAGATGCAAAAGAACGAGGGCGTCTTCCTGATGGCGCACGGCACGCCGCATCCGGCCAATGCCTACTATGCGGTCATGCAGGACCGGCTTGAGGAGCTGGGCTGGCACAATGTTTTCATCTACAGTGTGGAAGGCTGGCCTTCTCTGGAAGACGTGATCAAAAAAGCCAGGGCCAGGGGGATCAAGACGGTGACCCTCATGCCCTTCATGATGGTGGCTGGTGATCATGCGACCAACGATATGGCAGGGGACGAGGATGATTCGCATAAAAACATCCTTAAGAAGAATGGGTTCACTGTCCATACCTACATGCATGGCCTCGGTGAAAACAAGGCGGTCCGTGAGCTTTTCGTCAAACGCGCGAACGATGCCTGGGATGCCCTGGAAGCCGAGTAG
- the cas10 gene encoding type III-B CRISPR-associated protein Cas10/Cmr2, with protein sequence MTASNYWQHKLSLWLHDPAHKMLDIRGHEARAAEIARLLDVSVPDKDSYQNADMIAAGLTRAALPKYSADEQNGAVNFREKPILTHPLVKDGKLAFAWDTMPGIDAVHQGLCQLLTADLGLGKTIEELQALPEDQRPLSGFFDKRNTPEEWARALYFYLFFALKKRLRQKNVGALGAAWDVLPADSRMPDHCLWHHLGLTSAIGSCMAEDAGHNVALAVFAITPVQTFIGRARKLRDHWVGSVLLSYLAFTGIRHVAETLGPDHIVYPSLHDQSLVETWIGREFHLARFLEEADPALTKQQNEGASIASFPNKFVFLAPAEKAGAICQEIAESVQGEWLRVARLVRDFLVKRHGAGKTLQALFEHQIADYWQFSHAACRLAGLADADKEALAVLLDPQKWQEERKTIASFAGVYSQSGEATARLYGATHTLVQSLLAAAKLKPTRLRAPQQGEKCPLCGEHEVLHDFAQAGESSASEYSKAVKQFWGRVRETENGENSFAQVGKNERLCALCAIKRFLPRVMNWSGNQEEILATVFRSADSFPSTTEMAAHHYLQELTGKITITRNEYPRLVDALHQTEVENADDEQSQAMRVIIDEGENRGVKFTDRDKYYALLLMDGDRMGDLINGQTLSATWNDVLHPDLRERFGRPGFQPNSPLRATVDGKPLLTKLRLLNPALHAAISDGLNSFARYGVAPVIQDKGGKLIYAGGDDVCAIMPLEGALAAADAIRQAYNMAFVCYTENGAEEISGTVPTSGKVGLHLGRAEKISISAAIVIAHHKEPLREVLRDAHQVLEGIAKDRADRNALAIRLKKRSGGDRDLWMQWDAANPYGESETLLQSLRAVMDDVGGALLGSSLLYRLDELRQAIAPLAANAAVLAANQDLIVRLIAYEVGHSGKLLAKDKTQLVARRLAGLMVQGVSTEENWYNPEAAIIAHFLAARRAA encoded by the coding sequence ATGACTGCAAGCAACTACTGGCAGCACAAACTTTCCCTGTGGCTGCACGACCCGGCGCACAAGATGCTGGATATTCGCGGCCATGAAGCGCGGGCGGCGGAGATTGCACGACTTTTGGATGTTTCCGTCCCGGATAAGGACAGTTACCAGAATGCCGACATGATTGCCGCCGGTCTGACCAGAGCGGCCTTGCCCAAGTACAGTGCGGACGAACAGAACGGGGCAGTCAATTTTCGGGAAAAGCCGATTCTCACCCATCCCCTGGTGAAAGACGGCAAGCTGGCCTTTGCTTGGGACACGATGCCGGGCATTGACGCCGTGCATCAGGGGCTTTGCCAGCTTTTGACCGCAGACCTGGGGCTTGGCAAAACCATAGAGGAACTGCAGGCTTTACCCGAAGACCAGCGGCCTTTAAGCGGATTTTTTGACAAAAGGAACACTCCGGAGGAATGGGCTCGCGCCCTGTATTTCTATCTGTTCTTTGCCCTGAAAAAACGGCTGCGCCAGAAAAATGTCGGCGCTCTGGGCGCTGCCTGGGATGTGCTTCCAGCCGATTCCCGCATGCCTGACCATTGTCTATGGCACCATCTGGGCCTGACCTCGGCCATCGGCTCCTGCATGGCGGAAGATGCCGGGCACAATGTGGCACTCGCGGTTTTTGCCATCACGCCGGTACAGACCTTTATCGGCAGGGCACGCAAGCTGCGCGATCACTGGGTGGGCTCGGTTCTGCTTTCCTACCTGGCCTTCACCGGCATCCGTCACGTGGCGGAGACCCTTGGCCCCGACCACATTGTCTATCCGTCTTTGCATGACCAGTCGCTGGTGGAAACATGGATTGGCAGGGAATTTCATCTGGCGCGCTTTCTTGAGGAAGCAGACCCCGCGCTGACAAAACAACAGAATGAGGGCGCGTCCATCGCCTCGTTTCCGAACAAATTTGTTTTTCTGGCTCCGGCGGAAAAGGCAGGCGCAATCTGCCAGGAAATTGCGGAAAGCGTGCAGGGGGAATGGCTGCGCGTGGCCCGGCTGGTCAGGGATTTTCTGGTCAAACGGCATGGCGCGGGCAAAACCCTGCAGGCGCTGTTCGAGCATCAGATTGCCGACTACTGGCAGTTCAGCCACGCAGCCTGCCGCCTGGCCGGTCTGGCCGATGCGGACAAGGAGGCTCTTGCGGTACTGCTTGACCCGCAAAAATGGCAGGAGGAACGCAAGACCATTGCTTCCTTTGCCGGTGTCTACAGCCAAAGCGGCGAGGCAACCGCCCGTCTGTACGGGGCAACGCATACGCTGGTGCAAAGCCTGCTGGCCGCCGCCAAGCTGAAGCCGACCCGTCTCCGCGCACCGCAACAGGGGGAAAAATGCCCGCTCTGCGGCGAACATGAAGTGCTGCACGACTTTGCGCAGGCAGGCGAAAGCAGCGCCAGCGAATACAGCAAGGCGGTCAAGCAATTTTGGGGTCGTGTGCGCGAAACGGAAAATGGTGAAAACAGTTTTGCCCAGGTAGGCAAAAACGAGCGGCTCTGCGCGCTCTGCGCCATCAAGCGATTTCTGCCCAGAGTAATGAACTGGAGCGGCAACCAGGAGGAGATTCTGGCTACGGTGTTCCGCAGCGCGGACAGCTTCCCGTCAACCACCGAAATGGCTGCCCACCACTACCTGCAGGAGCTGACTGGCAAAATCACCATCACGCGAAACGAATATCCGCGTCTGGTGGACGCACTGCACCAAACCGAAGTCGAAAACGCCGATGACGAACAGTCACAGGCCATGCGTGTCATTATTGATGAAGGCGAGAACAGAGGCGTCAAATTTACCGACCGCGATAAATACTACGCTCTCCTGCTCATGGACGGCGACAGGATGGGCGATCTCATCAACGGCCAGACGCTTTCCGCCACCTGGAACGACGTGCTGCATCCCGACTTGCGGGAACGCTTTGGGCGGCCCGGCTTTCAGCCTAATTCGCCGCTTCGCGCCACGGTGGACGGCAAGCCGCTGTTGACAAAACTGCGCCTGCTCAATCCGGCCCTGCATGCGGCCATCTCAGACGGCCTCAACAGCTTCGCCCGCTATGGCGTGGCCCCGGTGATTCAGGACAAGGGGGGCAAGCTCATCTATGCGGGCGGCGACGACGTCTGCGCCATCATGCCGCTTGAGGGAGCGCTTGCTGCGGCGGACGCTATCCGCCAGGCCTACAACATGGCCTTTGTCTGCTACACGGAAAACGGGGCGGAGGAAATTTCCGGCACAGTGCCGACAAGTGGCAAAGTGGGCCTGCATCTGGGCCGGGCGGAAAAAATCTCCATTTCCGCGGCCATTGTCATTGCCCATCACAAGGAGCCTCTGCGGGAGGTGCTGCGCGACGCCCACCAGGTGCTGGAAGGCATTGCCAAAGATCGGGCCGACCGTAATGCCCTGGCCATCCGCCTGAAAAAGCGCTCCGGCGGCGACCGCGATTTGTGGATGCAGTGGGACGCAGCCAACCCGTATGGCGAGAGCGAAACCCTGCTGCAATCGCTGCGGGCGGTGATGGATGATGTGGGCGGCGCTTTACTGGGCAGCAGCCTTTTGTACCGCCTGGATGAGCTGCGGCAGGCGATCGCGCCGCTGGCCGCCAATGCAGCCGTGCTGGCGGCAAACCAGGACCTGATTGTCCGCCTGATTGCCTACGAGGTGGGGCACTCCGGCAAGCTGCTTGCCAAAGACAAAACGCAGCTTGTGGCCCGGCGCCTGGCCGGACTGATGGTGCAGGGCGTTTCCACAGAGGAAAACTGGTACAACCCGGAAGCCGCGATCATCGCCCATTTTCTCGCAGCAAGGAGGGCGGCATGA